One genomic window of Bacteroidales bacterium includes the following:
- a CDS encoding leucine-rich repeat protein yields MKNLLSFINMRWYIILSLFFGIYTSELYAESVNIDGLNYELNASNKVASVVGYSSVQSNVVIPSTVTYNGISFTVTTIRDKAFAGCTSLESISIPGTVTEVGTTQSQNYENLPFYGCTALKS; encoded by the coding sequence ATGAAAAATTTATTATCATTTATTAATATGCGATGGTATATTATACTTTCGCTGTTTTTTGGCATTTATACCTCAGAATTATATGCCGAGAGTGTAAATATTGATGGATTGAATTATGAACTTAATGCTTCTAATAAAGTTGCATCTGTAGTTGGTTATAGTTCGGTACAATCTAATGTAGTGATCCCATCAACCGTAACTTACAATGGTATATCGTTTACGGTCACTACCATAAGAGATAAAGCCTTTGCAGGTTGTACATCATTAGAGAGTATTTCAATACCAGGAACGGTAACAGAGGTAGGAACAACGCAGAGTCAAAATTATGAAAATCTACCATTCTACGGTTGTACAGCTTTGAAGTCT
- a CDS encoding glycosyltransferase family 2 protein — MAQDIAVVILNWNGKKLMEEFLPSVATLSQGADVVVADNGSTDGSVEWLNANYPTVRVLAFDKNYGFARGYNLAIEQLSEYKYIVLLNSDVEVTQNWVAPLREFMIANPDVAACQPKLKSYSNKSMFEYAGAAGGYLDKYGYPFCRGRIFDTTEKDCGQYEGTPKDIFWATGAALMVERESYLAVGGLDADFFAHMEEIDLCWRLQLLGKRVVAVTDSVVYHLGGGTLAAGNPRKTYLNFRNNLFMLYKNLPLKEGKKLIFKRKLLDGLAAILFLVKLSFGEVKSVWLAHRHFERDKHRYKNQPSINMLKHFTESNRSVVVDYYLMGKRIF; from the coding sequence ATGGCACAAGATATAGCAGTTGTAATATTAAATTGGAATGGCAAGAAACTTATGGAGGAGTTTCTGCCTTCGGTAGCAACTTTATCGCAAGGGGCAGATGTTGTTGTGGCTGACAATGGCTCAACCGATGGCTCGGTTGAGTGGTTAAACGCCAATTATCCAACTGTAAGAGTTCTTGCCTTTGATAAAAATTATGGTTTTGCAAGGGGGTATAACTTGGCAATAGAGCAATTATCGGAGTATAAATATATTGTACTGCTAAATTCCGATGTTGAGGTAACCCAAAATTGGGTTGCACCATTAAGAGAGTTTATGATTGCCAATCCCGATGTTGCTGCGTGTCAGCCCAAACTAAAATCATATAGCAATAAAAGTATGTTTGAGTATGCTGGTGCAGCAGGAGGTTACCTCGATAAATATGGCTATCCATTTTGCCGAGGCAGAATATTTGACACTACCGAAAAAGATTGCGGTCAATATGAAGGCACACCCAAAGATATATTTTGGGCAACAGGTGCAGCCCTTATGGTTGAACGTGAGAGTTATTTGGCAGTAGGGGGATTAGATGCCGATTTTTTTGCTCACATGGAGGAGATTGACCTCTGTTGGAGATTGCAACTATTGGGCAAAAGAGTTGTTGCCGTAACTGATAGTGTGGTATATCATTTAGGCGGAGGAACATTGGCAGCAGGTAACCCTCGCAAAACATACCTAAACTTCCGAAACAACCTCTTTATGTTATACAAGAACCTTCCACTAAAAGAGGGCAAAAAGTTAATTTTCAAAAGAAAACTCCTTGATGGATTGGCAGCAATATTGTTCCTCGTGAAACTAAGTTTTGGAGAGGTAAAATCGGTATGGTTAGCACATCGCCACTTTGAAAGAGATAAACACCGCTATAAAAATCAACCCTCAATAAATATGCTAAAGCATTTTACAGAGAGCAATAGAAGTGTAGTAGTTGATTACTACTTAATGGGGAAACGAATATTTTAA
- a CDS encoding Fic family protein produces MEKSNQHQKISIRFFNDKEVRAAWDDDTNRWLFSVVDVIAVLTESKNPRNYWKVIKHRLVKNGNELVTRCNQLKLVASDGKRYLTDCLSQNEMISLVEVVPSQHAIAFAKWLITGEDQIDSKSRDKAYQLWDSSLLQTIEVGTARGLQQIHAYLFGGLYDFAGQIRQKNISKGGFQFAVSHFLGQTLSQIERMPETNLNEIVDKYIEMNIAHPFMEGNGRSTRIWLDLILKQSLKRCVDWSKIDKTAYMEAMRISVVNPTRIRELIANALTDKINDREMFMKGIDYSYYYEQDN; encoded by the coding sequence ATGGAAAAGAGTAACCAACATCAAAAAATATCCATTCGCTTCTTTAATGATAAAGAGGTTAGAGCCGCATGGGATGATGATACCAATCGTTGGTTGTTCTCGGTAGTTGATGTTATAGCAGTACTTACTGAAAGCAAAAATCCTCGTAACTATTGGAAAGTGATAAAACACCGCTTAGTTAAAAATGGAAATGAGTTGGTTACACGATGTAACCAACTGAAACTTGTTGCTTCTGACGGCAAGCGATATTTAACCGATTGTTTGTCACAAAATGAGATGATTAGCCTTGTGGAAGTTGTTCCAAGCCAACATGCAATTGCTTTTGCAAAATGGTTAATTACTGGTGAAGACCAAATAGACAGCAAGAGCCGAGATAAAGCATATCAACTTTGGGATAGTTCGTTATTGCAAACTATTGAGGTGGGCACTGCACGAGGTTTGCAACAAATTCATGCCTATCTCTTTGGCGGACTTTATGATTTTGCAGGACAAATACGTCAAAAGAATATCTCAAAAGGCGGGTTTCAATTTGCAGTATCTCATTTTCTTGGGCAAACTCTATCTCAAATTGAGCGAATGCCCGAAACCAACCTCAATGAAATTGTGGATAAATATATAGAAATGAATATAGCACATCCCTTTATGGAAGGCAATGGTCGTAGTACAAGAATTTGGTTGGATTTAATACTTAAACAATCATTAAAAAGATGTGTAGATTGGAGTAAAATTGACAAGACTGCCTATATGGAAGCAATGCGTATAAGTGTGGTTAATCCCACAAGAATACGTGAATTAATAGCAAATGCTTTAACCGATAAAATCAATGACCGTGAAATGTTTATGAAAGGGATTGATTATTCATACTATTATGAGCAAGATAATTAA
- a CDS encoding lysophospholipid acyltransferase family protein translates to MNRYLENILYSPIYLVIWLHSLLPFWVLYILSDILFLLVYYVVGYRRKVVFGNMRNSFPDRSEKEIRRMERAFYRHFCDYIVETIKLLHISDATTKRRFVMENTEVLQRAIDERRQVILMLGHYGNWEYIPSITLWLDYPQDAVMGELYRPLKNRWFNNFFLKLRSRYKTVNIPKNDVLREFIKFRRDKRPAVIGFMADQTPSPANIHYWSNFLNQDTPMLTGIERIAQKLDCTLVYADVIKLKRGYYKIVFEEITQTPKEYKEFEITEIYTRLMEKTILRAPEFWLWTHKRWKHKR, encoded by the coding sequence ATGAACAGATATTTAGAGAACATATTATACTCCCCTATATACCTCGTTATTTGGTTACACTCGTTGTTGCCATTTTGGGTGCTGTATATATTATCTGACATTCTCTTCTTATTAGTCTATTACGTGGTAGGTTATCGCCGAAAGGTAGTATTTGGCAATATGCGAAACTCCTTTCCCGATAGAAGCGAAAAGGAGATTCGTAGAATGGAACGAGCATTCTATCGACATTTTTGCGACTATATTGTAGAGACCATAAAACTACTGCATATCTCTGACGCTACTACAAAACGCCGTTTTGTAATGGAGAATACTGAGGTTTTACAACGTGCCATAGATGAGCGTAGGCAGGTAATTTTGATGTTAGGCCATTACGGTAACTGGGAGTATATACCTTCAATCACTCTATGGTTAGATTATCCTCAGGATGCAGTTATGGGAGAGCTGTATCGACCACTTAAAAATCGTTGGTTTAACAACTTCTTCCTGAAACTTCGCTCTCGATACAAAACTGTAAACATCCCAAAGAACGATGTACTAAGAGAGTTTATAAAATTCCGCCGTGATAAACGTCCTGCGGTGATAGGTTTTATGGCAGACCAAACTCCATCACCAGCCAATATACACTATTGGAGTAACTTTTTAAATCAAGATACCCCAATGCTAACAGGCATTGAACGAATAGCTCAAAAACTTGATTGTACACTTGTATATGCCGATGTAATAAAACTAAAACGCGGATACTATAAAATAGTATTTGAGGAGATAACTCAAACTCCAAAAGAGTATAAGGAGTTCGAGATTACCGAGATATATACCCGCTTAATGGAGAAAACTATTCTGCGTGCTCCAGAGTTTTGGCTGTGGACTCATAAGCGTTGGAAACATAAACGATAA
- the mtaB gene encoding tRNA (N(6)-L-threonylcarbamoyladenosine(37)-C(2))-methylthiotransferase MtaB encodes MTEESILKDKKVVYYTLGCKLNFAETSTIGKMLTQRGVVKAKSGEEADLCVINSCSVTELADKKCRQAIRRISRQHPKACIVVTGCYAQLKSEEVGAIDGVDLVLGAAEKMDLPDKLEAFLLSNKELEIDTTPLADIKNFAPSCSRGDRTRYFLKVQDGCDYYCSYCTIPFARGRSRNGSIESMVSQAEQVAAEGGKEIVITGVNIGDFGKTTGESFLDLIKALDCVEGIERYRISSIEPDLLTDEAIEFIATSKRVAPHFHIPLQSGSDEVLKIMRRHYDKQLFCSKIEKIKSVMPDAFIGVDLIVGMRGETDELFEESYNTVEGLDISQLHVFTYSERPGTRALKIEHVVTPQEKHARCTRMLNISEEKRLAFYMSQIGECRPVLFEQPAPGALMHGFTDNYIRVEMPYDKSLVNKSGVRVVLGDFTQDKSSLVVEKLYTE; translated from the coding sequence ATGACTGAAGAATCAATACTGAAAGATAAGAAGGTTGTTTATTATACATTGGGTTGCAAACTCAATTTTGCCGAGACATCTACCATTGGTAAGATGCTGACACAGCGAGGTGTTGTAAAGGCAAAATCGGGCGAGGAGGCTGATTTGTGTGTGATAAACAGTTGTTCTGTTACCGAACTTGCCGATAAGAAGTGCCGTCAGGCTATCAGACGTATATCTCGCCAACACCCCAAAGCGTGTATTGTTGTAACCGGTTGTTATGCTCAACTTAAGAGCGAGGAGGTTGGTGCTATTGATGGTGTTGATTTAGTGTTGGGTGCAGCGGAGAAGATGGATTTGCCTGATAAGTTAGAGGCTTTTCTATTATCAAATAAGGAGCTGGAGATTGATACCACTCCACTCGCTGATATAAAAAACTTTGCACCCTCGTGTTCCCGCGGTGATAGAACTCGCTACTTCTTAAAAGTGCAGGATGGTTGTGACTATTATTGCTCATACTGCACTATTCCGTTTGCTCGTGGTCGTAGTAGAAACGGCTCTATTGAGTCGATGGTTTCACAAGCCGAACAAGTTGCTGCTGAGGGCGGAAAAGAGATTGTTATTACCGGTGTAAACATTGGTGATTTTGGTAAAACTACTGGCGAGAGTTTTCTCGATTTGATAAAGGCTTTGGATTGTGTTGAGGGGATAGAGAGATATAGAATTTCTTCGATTGAACCAGACCTTTTGACCGATGAAGCAATCGAATTTATTGCAACTTCAAAACGTGTAGCACCACACTTTCATATACCGTTGCAATCGGGAAGTGATGAGGTGTTGAAGATAATGCGGCGCCATTACGATAAACAGCTCTTTTGTTCAAAGATTGAGAAGATAAAATCTGTTATGCCCGATGCCTTTATTGGTGTTGACCTTATTGTTGGTATGAGAGGCGAAACTGATGAACTCTTTGAGGAGAGTTACAATACGGTTGAGGGGTTGGATATTTCGCAACTTCATGTGTTTACATACTCTGAACGTCCGGGTACAAGGGCGTTGAAGATTGAGCATGTGGTAACACCTCAGGAGAAACACGCCCGATGCACTCGAATGTTAAACATATCGGAAGAGAAACGATTGGCGTTCTACATGTCGCAAATAGGAGAGTGTCGCCCTGTATTGTTTGAGCAACCTGCACCGGGGGCATTAATGCACGGATTTACCGATAACTATATAAGAGTTGAAATGCCATACGATAAGAGTTTGGTAAACAAAAGCGGTGTGCGTGTAGTTTTAGGAGATTTTACTCAAGACAAGAGTTCGCTTGTGGTAGAGAAATTATATACCGAATAG
- a CDS encoding DUF456 domain-containing protein, whose protein sequence is MDILYIVLALVLAFVGLLGSVVPVLPGPPLSYVALILLCFCKGAEVSVTTLVIMGVLMAVITIVDYIAPAWMTKLKGGSKSASNGAIVGTIVGLFFGPIGVIVGPFLGAFIGEVIANSSSGKAFNVALMSFWAFILTSGVKLIYGITVMVMIVVVAVDIFAAMF, encoded by the coding sequence ATGGATATTCTATATATAGTATTAGCCCTTGTCCTTGCTTTTGTTGGATTGCTTGGCTCGGTTGTGCCTGTATTACCCGGCCCTCCTCTAAGTTATGTGGCTCTTATCTTATTATGTTTTTGTAAGGGAGCTGAGGTGTCGGTTACAACTTTAGTGATAATGGGAGTGCTAATGGCAGTTATAACCATAGTTGATTATATTGCACCGGCTTGGATGACAAAACTAAAAGGTGGCTCAAAGAGTGCATCAAATGGTGCTATTGTTGGTACTATTGTAGGTCTCTTCTTTGGTCCTATTGGGGTAATAGTTGGTCCGTTTTTGGGAGCATTTATAGGAGAGGTTATCGCCAATTCATCAAGCGGTAAGGCTTTTAATGTAGCTCTAATGTCGTTTTGGGCGTTTATCTTAACATCAGGAGTAAAACTGATATATGGCATTACGGTAATGGTTATGATTGTTGTGGTGGCAGTAGATATATTTGCTGCTATGTTTTGA
- a CDS encoding AMP-binding protein yields MIEKNFIKLYEESFKENWDLLALSDYNTTKNLTYREVAEQIERLHILFRQCKIRRGDKIAIVGRNNVNWVITYMGAMMYGAIAVPILQDFNGNDISYIVNHSESSLLFLSEHIWENVEVEHIPTLRAVISLNDFSCIDQRDGETVSGILANMDALFKKEHPKGFKKEDLCYAELENDKIVEINYTSGTTGYSKGVMLTGNNLAGNVCYGIKTRLHYKGSKALSFLPLAHAYGCAFDLLTPLATGSHVTLLGKLPSPKVLLKAFAEVKPNLIITVPLIFEKIYRKQVLPKLNSTPLKWAVNLPVLNTQIYAKIRKSLIDALGGRFEQVIIGGAPLNPEVEKFFHKIKFPFTVGYGMTECAPLISYKHYSEFIPSSAGAILEGIMDVKILSEDPYLIPGEICVKGENVMKGYYKNEAATAEVIDEEGWLHTGDMGIIDKDKNIFIKGRYKNMILGASGQNIYPEEIEAKLNIKEFVSESLVVEKDGKLVALVYPDYEAIETCGITLQDLDPIMEEIRKTLNTEVAPYETISKIYIYPTEFEKTPKRSIKRYLYANFTPIK; encoded by the coding sequence ATGATAGAGAAGAATTTTATCAAACTTTATGAAGAGAGTTTTAAAGAGAACTGGGACTTATTGGCCCTTTCGGATTATAACACTACAAAGAACCTTACTTATAGAGAGGTTGCAGAACAAATAGAGCGTCTTCATATCCTATTCCGTCAATGTAAAATCAGAAGAGGAGATAAAATTGCTATTGTTGGTCGTAACAATGTCAATTGGGTTATTACCTATATGGGAGCAATGATGTATGGTGCTATTGCTGTTCCCATTCTTCAAGACTTTAACGGAAACGATATATCATATATAGTAAACCACTCTGAATCTTCATTACTATTCTTAAGTGAGCATATTTGGGAAAATGTTGAGGTTGAGCATATCCCAACTTTGAGAGCAGTTATTTCGTTAAACGATTTCAGTTGCATTGACCAACGCGATGGCGAAACCGTAAGCGGAATACTTGCCAATATGGATGCCTTATTTAAAAAAGAGCATCCCAAAGGTTTCAAAAAAGAGGATCTATGCTATGCAGAACTTGAGAATGATAAAATTGTTGAGATAAACTATACTTCGGGAACAACAGGTTATAGTAAAGGTGTTATGCTAACAGGTAACAACCTTGCAGGTAACGTATGCTACGGAATAAAAACACGTTTGCACTATAAAGGTAGTAAGGCATTGTCGTTCTTGCCACTTGCTCACGCTTATGGTTGTGCATTTGACCTTCTTACACCACTCGCAACAGGATCGCACGTTACTCTATTAGGTAAACTTCCTTCACCCAAAGTGTTGTTGAAAGCATTTGCTGAGGTTAAACCTAACTTGATTATAACTGTTCCTCTTATTTTCGAAAAGATTTATCGTAAACAAGTTCTTCCTAAACTAAATAGCACTCCATTGAAGTGGGCAGTAAATCTACCTGTATTAAACACTCAAATATATGCTAAAATCAGAAAGAGTTTGATTGACGCTTTAGGAGGAAGATTTGAACAAGTTATTATTGGTGGTGCGCCTCTTAACCCTGAGGTAGAGAAATTCTTTCATAAGATAAAATTCCCATTTACAGTAGGTTATGGAATGACTGAGTGTGCGCCACTGATTAGTTACAAGCATTATAGCGAATTTATTCCTTCATCGGCAGGAGCAATTCTTGAAGGTATTATGGATGTTAAAATCTTGTCAGAAGATCCCTATCTAATACCCGGAGAGATATGCGTTAAGGGAGAGAACGTTATGAAGGGATATTATAAAAACGAAGCAGCAACTGCTGAGGTTATTGATGAAGAGGGATGGTTGCATACTGGCGATATGGGTATCATTGATAAGGATAAGAACATCTTTATCAAAGGTCGTTATAAAAATATGATTCTTGGTGCAAGTGGTCAAAATATATATCCTGAAGAGATTGAGGCAAAATTGAATATTAAAGAGTTTGTTTCAGAGAGTCTTGTAGTGGAGAAAGATGGTAAACTTGTAGCATTGGTTTATCCCGACTATGAGGCTATTGAGACTTGTGGTATCACGCTTCAAGATCTTGACCCAATTATGGAGGAGATTCGCAAAACTTTGAATACCGAAGTTGCTCCATACGAGACAATCTCAAAAATATACATTTATCCTACTGAGTTTGAAAAAACTCCAAAACGTAGTATAAAACGTTATTTATATGCCAATTTTACACCAATAAAGTAG
- the mnmG gene encoding tRNA uridine-5-carboxymethylaminomethyl(34) synthesis enzyme MnmG — translation MEFSYDVIVVGAGHAGCEAASAAANLGSKTLLITMDLNKIAQMSCNPAIGGIAKGQIVREIDALGGYTGIVTDRTAIQFRMLNRSKGAAMWSPRAQSDRAKFIQEWRGIIENTPNLYLWQDSVNELIIKNKAVTGVKTQLGVEFFAKTVVITSGTFLNGLMHIGRTQFVGGRISEPASYGISEQLAAEGITVGRMKTGTPVRIDARSIDFSQCIEQGGEDDFHKFSYLDFKPRQLKQVSCWSVYTSPRVHEILLEGLPDSPLYNGQIQSIGPRYCPSIETKLHTFPDKMEHQLFLEPEGENTNEYYLNGFSSSLPIDIQIRALQEIPALRNVHIYRPGYAIEYDYFEPTQLNHTLESKVIKNLYLAGQVNGTTGYEEAAGQGLVAGVNAHIRCHGGEDFVLRRDEAYIGVLIDDLVTKGVDEPYRMFTSRAEYRILLRQDDADMRLTEKAYNIGLATKERYDLLQSKKEELNRIIDFCRNFSVKTAYVNEALEKKGTSPLKQGVKLADLMLRPQLNIYDLIEIVTPFKREVDKIKNRKEEILEAAEILLKYEGYIEREKLIADKITRLENIKIKGKFNYSEITQLTIEARQKLTKIDPETIAQAGRIPGISPNDINILLMLLGR, via the coding sequence ATGGAATTTTCATACGATGTTATTGTGGTCGGTGCAGGGCACGCAGGTTGCGAGGCCGCCTCTGCCGCGGCTAACCTTGGATCTAAAACTTTGCTTATTACAATGGACCTTAACAAGATTGCACAGATGAGTTGTAATCCTGCTATTGGTGGTATTGCTAAAGGACAAATAGTGAGAGAGATTGATGCTCTTGGTGGATACACTGGTATTGTTACCGACCGCACCGCCATCCAGTTTCGTATGCTTAACCGCTCAAAGGGTGCTGCTATGTGGAGCCCCAGAGCACAAAGCGATAGGGCTAAATTTATTCAGGAGTGGCGTGGAATTATAGAGAATACCCCAAACCTATATTTATGGCAAGACTCTGTAAATGAACTGATTATCAAGAATAAGGCAGTTACTGGTGTTAAAACTCAATTGGGCGTTGAGTTCTTTGCTAAGACGGTTGTTATTACATCGGGAACTTTCTTGAATGGATTGATGCACATTGGCAGAACTCAGTTTGTTGGAGGTAGAATTTCGGAACCTGCATCGTATGGTATTTCGGAGCAGTTGGCTGCCGAAGGTATTACTGTTGGCAGAATGAAGACTGGGACTCCTGTAAGAATTGATGCCAGAAGTATCGACTTTTCGCAATGTATTGAACAGGGTGGCGAGGATGATTTCCATAAGTTCTCATACCTCGATTTTAAGCCTCGACAACTTAAACAGGTTAGTTGCTGGAGCGTTTATACAAGCCCACGCGTTCATGAGATTCTTCTTGAAGGTCTCCCCGACTCGCCTCTTTACAACGGACAGATTCAGAGTATCGGTCCTCGATATTGCCCAAGTATTGAAACTAAACTTCACACCTTCCCTGACAAGATGGAGCATCAACTCTTTCTTGAGCCCGAAGGTGAGAATACAAACGAATATTATCTAAATGGTTTCTCTTCATCATTGCCAATTGATATTCAGATCAGGGCTTTGCAAGAGATTCCTGCTCTACGCAATGTACACATATACCGCCCCGGTTATGCAATAGAGTATGACTATTTTGAGCCTACTCAACTTAATCACACTCTCGAGAGTAAGGTTATTAAAAACCTTTATCTTGCAGGACAAGTTAATGGAACTACCGGTTACGAGGAGGCTGCAGGTCAAGGATTGGTTGCTGGTGTTAATGCTCACATTCGTTGCCATGGCGGAGAGGATTTTGTGCTTCGCAGAGATGAGGCATATATTGGCGTTCTTATTGATGATCTTGTTACCAAAGGAGTGGATGAACCTTATCGTATGTTCACCTCTCGTGCTGAGTATCGAATCTTATTACGTCAAGATGATGCTGATATGCGTCTAACCGAAAAGGCATATAATATAGGATTAGCAACCAAAGAGCGTTACGATTTACTACAAAGCAAGAAAGAGGAGCTAAACAGAATTATTGATTTCTGCCGTAACTTCTCAGTTAAAACCGCATACGTTAACGAGGCATTAGAGAAGAAAGGTACTTCGCCTTTGAAACAAGGCGTGAAACTTGCCGACCTTATGCTTCGCCCTCAACTTAACATTTATGATCTTATTGAAATTGTAACTCCATTCAAACGCGAGGTTGATAAGATAAAGAATCGCAAAGAGGAGATTCTTGAGGCAGCAGAGATACTTCTAAAATATGAGGGATATATTGAACGAGAGAAATTGATTGCCGACAAAATTACTCGACTTGAGAATATAAAGATTAAAGGCAAATTCAATTATAGTGAGATAACTCAACTCACTATTGAGGCACGTCAGAAACTTACAAAGATAGATCCTGAAACAATTGCTCAGGCAGGGCGTATTCCTGGAATATCTCCAAATGATATAAATATACTACTAATGCTTTTGGGCAGGTAG
- the uvrC gene encoding excinuclease ABC subunit UvrC produces the protein MNTETLNKIKNIISVMPEKPGVYQYFNKDGTIIYVGKAKNLKRRVSSYFNKNNQGVKTSMLVKHIEDLKYFIVETEEDALHLENSMIKEYQPKYNILLKDDKTYPWIVVKKEPFPRIFLTRTVIKDGSKYYGPYSNVNMAKVILSLIKRLYPIRTCNYLLTDDKVKSGKYSKCLEYHIKNCNAPCVGLENREKYDEYIKQARQILNGETTELSRILMEEMQQLASELKFEEAQKVKEKYQLLENYRSKSVIVNSSVHNVDVFGYEDYEGIVYINYMNIREGAIVQSMTISYKKRLDEDKEDILALGVTELRERFASDAREVIVPFEFGIDTNKYTITVPQRGDKRHLLQISTKNAIQYRIDITKQSEKLNPEQRTTRILTQLAKDFHLQELPRHMECFDNSNTQGTNAVSACVVFKNAKPAKKEYRHFNVKTVVGANDYATMQEVIHRRYKRLLDEGADLPQLIVVDGGKGQLSVAVETLKELGLYGRIAIIGIAEKLEEIYFPNDSVPLYIDKNSESLKIIQHMRDEAHRFGITHHRKKRSKAQIVSELDNIKGIGAKTKELLIKTFKSVKRIKEADYQEIVNVIGKSKADILKKGLDN, from the coding sequence ATGAATACTGAAACTCTAAATAAAATAAAGAATATTATCTCTGTTATGCCTGAGAAACCGGGAGTTTATCAGTATTTTAACAAAGATGGCACTATTATTTATGTAGGTAAAGCAAAAAACCTAAAAAGAAGAGTATCTTCATATTTCAATAAAAATAATCAAGGCGTCAAAACCTCAATGTTAGTAAAACATATTGAGGACCTAAAATATTTTATTGTAGAGACCGAAGAGGATGCCCTGCATCTTGAGAACTCAATGATAAAGGAGTACCAACCTAAATATAACATACTCCTTAAGGATGACAAGACATATCCATGGATTGTTGTAAAAAAAGAGCCTTTCCCACGTATATTCTTAACACGCACAGTTATCAAAGATGGGTCAAAGTATTATGGCCCATATAGTAACGTAAATATGGCAAAGGTTATTTTGTCACTAATTAAAAGATTGTATCCGATAAGAACTTGCAACTATCTGCTAACTGATGATAAGGTAAAGAGCGGTAAGTATTCAAAATGTTTGGAGTATCATATTAAAAACTGCAATGCCCCCTGCGTTGGGCTTGAAAACAGAGAGAAATATGACGAATATATAAAACAGGCTCGACAAATCCTTAATGGCGAGACAACAGAGTTATCGAGAATTTTAATGGAGGAGATGCAGCAGTTAGCATCTGAGTTAAAGTTTGAGGAGGCACAAAAGGTAAAAGAGAAGTATCAACTTCTCGAAAACTACCGCTCAAAGTCTGTTATTGTAAACTCAAGTGTACATAATGTCGATGTGTTCGGATATGAAGATTACGAAGGTATCGTATATATAAACTATATGAATATTCGTGAGGGTGCTATAGTACAGAGTATGACAATATCATACAAAAAACGTCTTGATGAAGATAAAGAGGATATATTAGCACTGGGCGTAACAGAATTACGCGAAAGATTCGCAAGTGACGCTCGCGAAGTTATCGTACCTTTTGAATTTGGCATTGATACAAATAAGTATACCATAACAGTTCCGCAACGCGGAGACAAACGCCATTTATTACAAATATCTACAAAAAATGCGATTCAGTACAGAATTGACATAACAAAACAATCGGAAAAACTAAACCCCGAGCAACGAACAACAAGAATACTTACACAGTTAGCAAAAGATTTTCACTTGCAAGAACTGCCTCGTCATATGGAGTGTTTTGACAACTCAAACACACAAGGGACAAATGCAGTATCGGCATGCGTAGTATTCAAAAATGCGAAACCTGCGAAAAAAGAGTATCGCCATTTCAACGTAAAAACAGTAGTTGGAGCTAACGACTACGCAACAATGCAGGAGGTAATACACCGCCGATATAAACGTTTATTAGATGAAGGAGCTGATCTGCCTCAGTTAATAGTAGTGGATGGAGGTAAAGGGCAATTAAGTGTAGCTGTTGAAACACTAAAAGAGTTAGGGTTATACGGAAGGATAGCAATAATAGGCATTGCTGAAAAGTTAGAAGAGATATACTTCCCTAACGATTCAGTACCCCTCTATATTGACAAAAACTCCGAATCTCTTAAAATTATCCAGCACATGCGCGATGAGGCTCACCGTTTTGGTATTACCCACCACCGCAAAAAAAGGAGCAAAGCACAAATTGTTTCAGAACTTGACAATATAAAAGGTATAGGAGCAAAGACTAAAGAGTTGCTAATCAAGACGTTTAAAAGCGTTAAACGAATTAAAGAAGCTGATTATCAAGAGATTGTAAATGTAATTGGGAAATCAAAAGCTGATATACTAAAAAAAGGATTAGATAATTAG